Within Peromyscus leucopus breed LL Stock chromosome 7, UCI_PerLeu_2.1, whole genome shotgun sequence, the genomic segment TACATTCACTAGTGTTGCTGATAGGTGTGGACGTACACCTGCTGCTTCCTTTTGGTTCCCTCTGGTTCTGTGTTGTGTGAGTGAGTATTTAATCCCTTGTAACCTctcctgagttcctgcctccgCAAGATCTTCGAGTTCAGAACCCCAACCAAGCACTTGGTACCATAGTCTCCAACCACAAGCTGCATTCTCGAGTTAAAGCTTGTCTTGTAGGAGTGTCCTTGATGTTGGCATCCAACACTCAATTTCTAGTGTTTCTTGTTTGGAACAATCCTGTGATTGACAACTAGCTGCTTGTGAAAGTATGTTTTGTGTGGACAGCTGTGTGCTGAGTAACATGTTGGGGATTTTCCCTGCCCTTCTGCTGAAGTTTTGGCATCTAATGAAGAAGACGGAGGAGCATCAGAGCCAATGATGACCAAGCACACACGGAAATCAGACAGAGCTGGGCTGGGGACTTGCTTATGTTCTCTGGGTTTTGCTTTCTGAGATGAGGTCTTGGTCCGTATacctcaggctgacctggaactcaagggcctcctgccttagcctcttgaacgctgggatcacagatgtgtgctaccagaAACAGCTGTATTtgtgtatgcagtgctgggaactgaacccaaggccttacacatggtgtgtgtgtgtgtgtgtgtgtgtgtgtgtgtgtgtgtgtgtgttctgccgATGAACTGCACCCTACCCCTCAGCCATCCTTCACTAAACATCCCATGGGATTGGCTATTAGGAACCTTTGTTCCCGCCAGAGTTTTGAAAAGTTTGTTTTTGCTAGTTACTGCTATGAACAGTGGTCCTCACTCTATCTTCTAGAAGGATCTCCCTGCAGGACACAGCTGTGAGGATGGATGTGCTGTTCTGCATCGGCCCTTACCCATTGCTACATGCAGTTACCCAACAATCTGGAATTGGAACTGCTGAGCCCAGGGGTTAGCATGATCATTCcttgttttcttctattatttttgtGTATCCATATTCCCCTTTAAATCACTGGCCTAAAAAAATATGAACTAAGAGATACATTTTTACAATTCAGGCAGCTAGCTGCTTGTCCGTGTACACCTTCTCTCAGATCTGAAAGAGCACCTGTATGTACTGTGTACGGTTCAAGTCCCAGTTGAGTGGTTCTGGTTTGGTACTTGGGCTGACTCCCTGGTGGGATACAGGCAGCCTTTTTATTTATGCAGCTTTGTCACACAAGTTTAGGTCAGAGAGCTCTTGTATATTTCTGTCGTGAGGTAAAGTTGCAACATCAGGGATGGGGTAGAAAGAGAGTGTTTGTAAGGTGTGACTCGGGACTACCTGGGTCAGCCTGGTGATGTCCGTATTCTCTTTTTCAGTGGGTCTCCCTGACTTTATTCTAAGAAAAATCTGCCAGTGTGGCTGGCAGGATGGGAGAAAGGCAGGGTCTGCAGTGAGGGTCTGGGCGGTGCCGCTCAGCTGGGCACTGTCCACGGGCCTTCCACTCAGCTGGGCACTGTCCACGGACCTTCCTCTCAGCTGGGCACTGTCCACAGGCCTTCCTCTCAGCTGGGCACTGTCCACGGGCCTTCCACTCAGCTGGGCACTGTCCACGGACCTTCCGCTCAGCCGGGCACTGTCCACAGGCCTTCCGCTCAGCTGGGCACTGTCCACAGGCCTTCCGCTCAGCTGGGCACTGTCCACAGGCCTTCCGCTCAGCTGGGCACTGTCCACAGGCCTTCCACTCAGCTGGGCACTGTCCACAGGCCTTCCACAGTACCCAGCACCCAGTCTCTGTGTATTTGCTGCAGTTTAGGCCCCTGAGTCGGGAAGAACAGGTCAGAGTACCTGGGTCCAAGGGGTCCAAGGCTCAGAGCTGGGAGAAAGGCAGCTGCTGGCCCTTGGGATTCAACAGCTTCTTCCCCTGCTCAaggctgtgggtcctgggggtagACTGCAGCGAGGGGAAGAGGCAGGACTCAAGGCttttgggaaggcagaggcagccagctgAAGGCTCCAGGGACGATGTCCATTAGGGCTGTGAGTAGGGTTGACAGTTAGAGCTGCCAGCACCCAAGGGCCAGATTGAGCTCTGGGCCTTATCCTAGGAGCAGTTACAGGGCTGTCACTAGTCAGGTGCTGGCCTGGGGGTGTTGGGACTGGCCAGACCCAACTGGCTAGGGGTCAGCGACAGCAGAGTAGACAGACACTGTTGCAAAAATGAGTGTCAGAATGAGtttgaaaactaaaatagagTTCTGGGATGTTTGTCAGAAATCGGTGCTGGCGGTGCTGGCCGGTAAGGAGGTCACATGATACCATTAGGATTGTATCTGTTTCCAGATGGTGGACAGCAGGCAAGCATGCAGGCTGCTCACAGCCTGAGGAAACACTGCTGGGTCAGCTTGGCTGGAATTCAGTCATACTGCCCAGCAGCCCTGTCTGAGAAGCAAACttagttgtttttggtttttcatgtttttatttttatttttattttattttattttattttattttttttgaggcagagtcttatgtatcccaggctggcctcaaactcactatgtagtcaaggatgaccttgaacttgaatcAGCCTGCCTCCCTCTTGtgagtcctaggattacagacatgcactcaCTACCATATCCCAGTTAAGCAGTGTTGGAgaccgaatccagggccttctgtttgctagacaagcgctctaccagctgagcttcATCATCAGCACCAGAACCTAGTCTTTATTCCCTGGAAGAGCTAAGATCAGTGCCATTAGTGCTGTACCCAAAGGTGGCTGCCATGCAGGACTTCCCTGGAGGCTGTGGAATGCAAACATCCGGGACGTGTACTTGTGGGAAGGTGACAGGCAGGATCCTGTAGGGGAGGGCTCTGAGACTGTGTGAGGCCAggctgtcggggggggggggggacgacacagtGCAGAGCACACCCCGTGGTGCCAGGGCAGGCCTcattcctgcttcctcccctcgCTGGCTCTTCCTTCCCATCGTAGGGATGGTCTCCCTGACTTTCCTCTCTGCGCCCTGCTTCCCTGATCCCACCTCCTCTGCCCCATGCTGTGTGCTGGGTCCAGCTTCCCCATCTCCAAGTTATCCTTGCTCttggggctgggggggaggggtccCTGATCCACCTGACCCAAGATGACCCAGAATGGATGCCTGAGGAGCTCACCATAGGCTCTGGTCACAGCCAGCAGGAAATGACCCACCAGGCATAAGGGGGCACTCAGACACCAAGGAAGACATGAAGGGGGTGCACTAGCTCATTGAAGCCACTGGCAGCCTTTGTCAGGGTCAGCTGGGTGTCAGGCACAgttggaggaggtggtgggtCCTGGACATTTCTGGGGCTGAGGATTGTGGCACAAGGCGGGCACCTGAGATGGGTAGTGAAGGCCACTGGCTGTTGGGGACACCTTGAGTGGGGTCTGGATGAGACCACAGCCTCCCTTAGCAGGACGGCAGATAAGATGAACATCCTTAGACTTTGAAGAGGAAGAACTACCACACGACACCACGCAGGGACAGAGGAGAAAAAGTGTAAATAACTAGCGTGGACAGGAAGGACAGATTGTAAACAAGACGAGAGGAGCCATGCAAGCGGAAAGAGGAAGACCAAGGCAGCCAGGCTGGCAGTGCCGGTCTGTGGCCTGGGCCAGAGTGGGAAACCCCCATCAGTCACTGTTGGGCCTGACCCTAGGGAAAGACCCCATTTCCCTGCCTCCCTCAGTGACCACATGGCTAAGCTCTAGCCAGTGAGGCAAAAGCAGCCTGGGTTTCTGGGAAAGTGTTTTATAACGAAGTGGTATCCTTCCTTTCTTGCTGTTGGCTGCCCAGAATAGggacatggtggctggagcaCACCTGGGTTGTGAGGATGAAGGCCCAGCCCAAATATGTTGCTGCAGAGAGGTGGGTGGAGCTGGCTTCGTAGGGCTCTATGAAGGTTCTGTCTGGTTCTGTCTGCCTAGGGCTGCCAGTGGCCACAATTCTCTCATGAGAAAATAgtcttttttcaaattcttttcatttgagTTTGTTCTCAGAAGCGAACACACCCAATCTTAACCCATACCCAAGGGGCCATGGAACAGGGGCAAGATGGTGGCGAGGAGGGTCGGGAAGAGGGATGTGTGTGGTCTGACTGGGATCTTCCTCAGTGTCTGGGTTCAGCAGTCCTTACACAGGAGGTtaggggcagagaggaagggggcCTGAGTGCGGGTGAAGGCCCTCCCTATCCCAGGGTTTCTGCTCTGTTCAGCTTTGCCTTTAGGATTGCCTTCCTATTGACAAGTCTCTGCCGCTAGAAACCACCACGTGTGGGAGACAGGCAGCTGCGTTCCAGGGCATCCCTACATTCTTAGCACTTCCTTGACTGAAGCAGGACTGCCACGCAGGGCTGCCACTTTGAGTTTGAGAATACCCTGGGTTATGGGCATAGTCTGTGTAGAAGAACTGCCCAGGTCAGAGCGGTCTAAGTCCTAGGAAGACTCCCTGTCCTGGGGAGCTTCTCGACCACCAACACCAAAGGGGTGTGGTAAAGGCCAGCAAGACTAAAGACCAGCTGGCCAGCAGTCTAATGCAGCACCCAAGGCCCAGACTAAGAACTAGAAAAACTGGTGTGCCTCCCCAAGCCTGGCCAAAGTAGAGTCGTAGGATCAGCTGGAGAGCTCCCCAGAACGGCCAACAGAATCTGCACCCAAAAACTCACCAGACGTCAGATACGTgttgagaaagcaggctgagaggcCTGAACTAGGCAGGCCCAGCTGGCTCCTCCTAACCCAGCACCCAAAAACCTCTTGCCCTCTGGACCTACTCCTGTCGCAGACAGAAGACCACAGTTGAGATGTGTAACAGTGTCCTCCacattgaaacattccatcctgcagggagcCATTTAAACAGGaaggcaaacaactcaaaatagcctcaggaagttcctgaaactgaccggATTCGGATTCACTAAACCCCTCCCTACCagaataaacaataaaagctgaAGAGCCAAGCTGCGAAGACCAGTCCAgcagcctggaagaggtttaaaccaactgaggcacctggaaaggccAGTCTTCAACCTGTTGAACTGTGTTCAGGCCATGCAGTATGCTCCCcgtttcccagcttttgtgagctgtgaTCCCTGCTGGAGTGGCCCTTGGTGAtgcaactgtctttgagtcatttctgctcctgtcaaTAACCCCATCACCCTTACTCCTATAAGTAGCCCCAATAAAACTgtctcaccaagttggacttgggtGGTATTTGTAATTTGGTCTGTCATGCGATCTCGATTTGGGGTGAGTAGATATGTTGCACTGCCCCAGAAAAATTTTTGTCACAGAATATCCTGTCACAGGCAAAGGGCTCCAAACACAGCAAGAGTCCAGCAAGAAATACTACAGGGGCCCAGGGAGTGCCAGGAAGTAGCCTCTACTCCGTGTCATGGCATGTGGCCATACACCAGTGAGGAGCCAGCAGTGAACCCAGAGATGGAAGGGAGGAGCTGTGTGGTGAGCTCACTGCTTTGCAGCCTCATGGTCCCTGACTCATGTTCTCTACCCGGTCCTAAAGCCTGGGGTGGATGTTGGAGGGCCCGTAAGTGTAAGCAGCCCTATTTGGGACTGAGCCTTGGCAGATGTGAAGAGTCCAGTCCAGCCAAAATTCATTATCACATGGCAGAATACTGGACCCCCGGCGAAGTACACCTACCTGCTCTACCTTGTCATCTTCCCATGAGAGCTCCAGAGTCCTGGATTGTCTCAGCATTCCCAGCTGAGCTCAGCAAGGCTGGCACACGACCTTGAGTCTCTTTCCAGAGTCTTCTGGCAGCTGCTTCCCCTCTCCCGCACAGGGACCCCTGAGCATGGACACGGAGCAGGCTTGCAGTCAGGCAACCCTACCCTTTCTCGTGCTCCATGGCATCTTGCTGTGTGGGCTAGGATTGTATGTGTTGGCATGtgagagatctctgtgagctttgcAGGAGGGCTGGATGGGCAAGCCCCTTGTATGACCTCTCTATCCAGGGAGAGTGGCTTCTGGCTAGGCAGCCCCTGCGCAGGCCAAGCCTGCGGTGATTTGATGCCAAGAATCTTCTGAACTCTTTTAGGGCTTCCTTGTCAGCTACCTGTGTCTTAGAGGTCCACTCCTCGGCAGCAAGGCCAGGAATGTCCCCAACCCATCACTTCTCACAGTTAAATTATCCCACTTCATGCAAGGCTCTCACTCCCTGACCACCAGGAATACAGGTGTCGTCCAGCCGAATTAGAAGGCTGGACCTGCGGCCCACTTAGGGACTCGCAAACAACATCAGCTCAGAACAGAAAATTCCAGGCCCAGAatatctgggaagtggaaagggaGCTGACTGGACTTGGCACCAGGTCTCTGCTGGTAAGTGGGGGAAGCCAGAGGCACGGGTCTTGGGGATATCTTCAAGGGGCAGACTGGCTAGATGTGCGGCTCTTACCTGCCCTTTGATTCTTGGTAACTATGAAGCCAATTCTGAGGACTCGCCACCAGTGCCAGTCACTGTAGCCCATTCTCAACCTGACTCCCCATCTAGGTAACTGACTAAAGTCAGGATTCCTCCAAGAGCTCACTGTgcttggagtgggggtgggggtgggacagggCGGGAGGAGGATGCCCTGAAGAAGCGCTAAGCACCATGGTGGGGCACAGCCGGTTCTTGCCAAGGTGAGTCAGAGACCCTAGCACAGACCCAAGGGCATTTGCCTGCCCAACAACTCCCAACCCCCCACATGCCAACCCCTGCCTCATTCCCCAGTCGCCCACCCCTACTAGGTCTGTAAAATCTTCCATAGCTGGAACAAGCTGCCACCTGCCACCGTAGCCACCGGGTGACTCCTTGCATTCGGTGCATGGGGACCATATGCACATTTACACAAATGACTCAGCAGAGTGACACACCAGAACAGGTCACTGGCCTTCCAGTCTGGCTATTACACTCTGGCAGGTAGTTCAACCCCAACCCTCGGAGCCCAGCTTCCTCCTGTGGGAAGCCAGCGAGACGTCTTTCCTATCCACAAGTAGCCTTGTTGAGAGAGTTGGCGGGACCGGGTGTGGAAGACAATGAGCAACGGGTGGGAGTGGAGCGGCTCCATTTGGAGGCCAGGAGCGCcaggctgggggagaggggaaagggccTCACCTTCGGGGAGAGCGGGAAGGAGACTCGGCTCCATGCTGCACCAGCTCCCAGAGCAAGCCCCAAGACAGAGGAGTGCCTGGGTACAAGCTACTCGAGTGAGGGCTGGCCACGGGACACTAAAACTGACAGGAAAACCAGAGCTCAGCTCTCTGAAGTCCCTGCTCAAgtagacacacagacaggtaAGAACCCAAGCGGCCAGGAAGGCGGGATCGGCACCCTGCGGCGCCAGAGCCTTCGAAAACGCCCGCGTGGCTTCCTGTGGTTTATTAAGAGTTTTGCAAAGTGCTTGAAGCAGGCCACGGGAGCCTCCCGTTTGACCCCCGCGCACACTCGTTTATAAATTTCTCTTCTGTAGGAACCGGCTATATACAAGAACAACGACTGAAACCTTAGAAAAGAAGCGGCCGCGCTCGCCTTAGGTCCTCCGGCCGCGAGGCCGCGTGGTGCGGTCCCCACCGAGGTCCTGTCACCGAGGTTCAGAGGTGGGGCGCATAAAAGGCGGGCGCGCCGTACGTCTGCGAGCCCAGCACGAAGGGCGAGAGCACCGCGGGGCTGGACAGGAAGGGCAGCTGCGCGGCGCACACCAGCCCTCCCGGACTGTGCGCCGGGTACCCGGCCGGGCCGTGCAAGGCGAGCGGCGCGCCCATGGGCGGCGAGGGGCTGAGCGGACTGAGGCCGCCGGGCAGTCCCGCGCCGGGCCCTGCTCCTGGGCCGgggcccccgccgccgccggtcGGCGCGCTCGTGTCGGCGCCTGGGTTTTGCTTCTTCCACTTGGTTCGGCGGTTCTGGAACCAGATCTTCACCTGCGTCTCGGTGAGGCTCAGCGACAGCGCCAGGTTGAGGCGCTCGCACACCGACAGGTAGCGAGTGGCCTTAAACTTGTTCTCCAGCGCCACGAGCTGCTCGTAGGTGAAGGCGGTGCGCGCGCGCCGCGGCTTCCCGGACTTGGAGTCGGAGCCCGTGCGCTTCCGCTTGGGCTTGGTGGCCACGGCCGCGCCCTGCGGGGTGCTCCCCGCGCCCCCCGCTCCCGTAGCTGTTGCAGGCGGGCCCGGGGCTGCGGGCGAGTTCCCACGGGGGCCTGGGGCTGCGGCCTCATCCACGGGGGAAGCCTCGACCTCGGCCGCTCCGGGGCAGCCCGACCCGCGGGCCCCGAGGCCGCCGCTGCCTCCCCGCACCTCCTCCGTGCCGTGAGCATCCTGCACCTCGGGCGCCTCGTCCTCGTCCTCGTCCTCGGGCGCTTCATCCTCGCTGTCCGCGGTCGGGCTGcggccgctgccgctgctgtAGCCGTTGGCCTCGGCCTCGTCCGCCCTGTAAGAGTCTCCAGCACCTGCGGGCGGCGGAAAGGAAGAGAACACAGGGTCAGCCCGGCCCCCAGCCGCACTGCCCGCTCCCTCCCGGCGAGATTCTTTTTATCTCGATGGTTTTCCCCTCTTCTTCGTTTGCTCTCTCCccaaagattttcttttcctccctccttgcaGCCATTCCTCCTTGCTGCTTGCATTTCCTCTCTACCTTCCTTGCATAGGACCTGTCGTCTCAAGCTGCTTTTGCTACCCCATCGTCAGTCCGCGCCTCCGCCTTTAGGGCTGCCGTGCGCGGGCGGACCTCGGAGTGTACAGGGGAGAGAGAGCTCTGATCGATTCACGGGGCAGATACAAACTTAATTAAACTCATTTTGTGTAATGTACAAACTAGTTAAAGTCCATTTAATTTATTTCGGCGTATATTACCTTCCAATTACAACGGCGCGGGGCTAGCCAATTATGGCACACTTAGTAGCTGGAGGGGCCAGAGGCCTGGGGTGGGGTCGGCCGGCTGAGAGAAGGCCATTTTGGGGGAACCAAAATCAGTCGCCCTGGAGCTGTCCCTACCTCAGGCTTCAGGCCCTGAAAACTAGGCGTCGAAAAGTGCTGGGTCCCCTGCCAGCCTTGGGACCCCAACTATCTAGCTCCCCAACGACACTGTCTCTAGTGGGCTCCAGCCTCCCCTCAGCTGGTCGAGTTTGGAGGCTGGAAAAGGGCATTGTGAACCACTCCGCAGGAGCCTGGGAGAGGATCTGAGCACCAGTGCCGCAGAATCGCAGAATCCAGACAGAAGCTGCCGCTCTGACTGTATTTTGTCTCTGAAATTTGGAAAGCCGTCCTTTTCCTATGCAGGAATCTGAGGACCGTCCATGCCCCTCGCCCACAGGTGGTCTCTAAATGCCAGAGGAGCCCTCCAAGCTTTCCAACCCAGTGCCCCGGTTCTGCTCTCTTGTCGGCTCGGCTCCGACATACTGGAGCATAAACGACAATTCACTCCCCGAGTTCAAAAGACCCAGATCGCCTGAAGCCTGCGAATGTCATGTCCTCAACTTCCAAGCCTTAGCAGGACAACTATTCCCTCGGGCGACCCTTAGCCATCCACGCCCCAGCCTGGATGCCCTCCCCAACTGTTCAGGGCTGGCTCGGTCCCTACACAGCTCCAAGCAGGTAGCCGCGGGGGTCCTGGTAGCTCAGCCTCTTGGCGGAGAGCCGGAGGGGTCCGACTGCAGCCTGCGGAACCTGCTCTTCCTCCCTCTAGGAATGGAAGGTCAATGCAGAAGCGCTGGCAGAGCTGGTGGCCCCAGTCCGGTCCACCCTGAGCTTTCTGGTCGGCGCGAGGCGCAGGGGCCAGGAAGttggagggaggacgggggaggGGCGCAAAAAGCAATCAGGAGCTGGTCGAATGCAATTCGCGATCAATAGCGGCCCCTAATAAGTGTAATAGGTTTTAATCGAGTAATTATCCGAATTTTGACCCTATAATTTAGATGTTCGGGGGGAGTTTGCAAGGTGCTTGAAAGAGATATGCATGCGCCGTAATGGGATATCGACCGCAAAGGGGGCGCGGGCCGCCCCATTACCGGCCGCTTTCCGCCGCTAAGCACATTTCCCTTTAACTGTAATCGAAGGGATTTAATTGTTTTTCCAGAGATAACCAGCGTTTTGTCACAATTAGTCTGATTTGtccaaaggggggggggctggggaggccaCGGTGGGGGTGGGTAAGTCACCAAGCCAGCCGCCGCAGGTCCCTTCGCCTCCAGCACCAACTACCCTCCAAAGCCAGAGACTGCCTAGGCGAATCCTTGACCGTTGTCGCAACGCTCAAGCCCCAGATCCGGCCCAGCACAGCCTTTCCAGGGGCGTCCAGCAGTGCGGGCCCTAGAGTCCGGGTCGGGAGGAGGCTACGGATGCGCCGGGCGCGGACCCCCGCGCTCTGCGAACTTTCCCCAGAGCCTGGCCTGAGTGTGTCAGGCCCAGCTCCCCGCGGGGTCCCGGGGAGCATCAACATTCCGGAGCAGTCAGTGCCCTGCCCCTGGCGTCCACCCCTAATACTCACTTGTAGGCTCCGCTCCCGCAGCCGCTGCAACTCCCGCGGCGACGGAAAGGGTTCGGCGTTCCAGCTCTGCGCGCGGCGAGCGTCCGGAGGCGGCGGGGACCGGGACGCACGCGGCCGCCGGGGCGCATGGGGCACACGTAGCGGGCACCACAGGGCCCAGTAGCACGCACCGGCGTCTCCTGCTGTTGAACTTGTTGGGATCTAAGATGTCCAACACTGAGAAGGAGGTGGGGCGCGGGGGCGCGGCGGGCCGGGCCGCTCCAGCCCCCTCTGGCACCGCGGGCGCCGTGTCGCTGGCCGCGAGCGGTGGGACTCCGGCCCGGGGGAAGATGGGCAGCTCAGCACGTCCGTCCATAGCGTCCCGAGCAGTAGCCGCAGGAGCGGGCGGGGCGGGCCCCGAGGCGGGCCCGGGCGGCGGCAGCGCGGGGACGTCCCCAGGTGCCGCCGGGCCGCTGGTACTCATGCCGGCCTCGGGCCGCTCAGGCGGCTCGGGCCCCGCTGCCTACTGGGCTCCCATCCCGGCGCCCCGCGAAATCAGCCTCAGCCCAGCTGGTCCCGGCGCTGCGCTCCGCTTGGCTAACGCGGCCCGGCGTTGCCTCCGCCACCGCTTCAGGCGCCCGCCGCGCCCGGCCAGTGCATTTATGGCGGCCCCGCCGGAGGCGCCCACGCGCCCACACGCCGCACACACGTGCGCCCGCAGGCCGCCGCGGGCTTCCACCACCCTCGTTAGCGCGCACGCCTAATTGGCTGCCAACGGTCCCCGGCGGAGTAGGCGGGCCCGGTGCGGGACACACGGACTGAGccgcagagacagacagacggacgccCTGCCGGGAGCCACAACACAAGCCGCTGGAGGGGGGTCGCGGTCAGCACGGTGCCTCTGCGCCTCCGAGGGGCTGGAAACGGCGTGCCCGCCTCCTCAGTGAAGGGGGAGGAGACAGCCGGCTTTTAAATAATTGCGGGATCAGTCGGCGGTGGAGGGCTGCGGAGGCCCCCGGGTGCGTGAACCCGCAAGCCCTGAGTTGGCCTCGACATCCCAGCTCAGGGTACCGCTCTGGGGCAGGTCTCTCCTGCTGCCATGGCTCGCGTGGTTCTGGGCTCCCGTGCCCTCCGCAGCTGGGACGGGGAAAAGCGGGGACTCTTGCAGGTTCTGAGTCTCTGCAGGGTCCTCAGCCCCTTGTGGGGCGTCTTCCCAGGGTCTGGGTTTCGCAGCCCTCGGTTGCTGTCTTTCGTGTCTGGAGCTCTCCAGTCAGGATCTCTGCCCCTCCATCCTCGCCAGCCCTGACTCCCGCCCCCTGAGCTCGATCAAATTAGGGACCGCACGAAATCCCCTCAAGGGGCGGGGCTGGCTGCAGCGAGTGATGCTCATTAGAAGTGGAATCGAAATGAGGAGGGCTAGGCGGCCCTCTCGGTCCCCGCCCCCCGAAAGGGTGACTGAAAAATCGCACAAATAGCAGACGGCCTACATAAAGATCGATACCCTTCATGTAATGGGAAAATATGTGTTTCTTCCAGAAAGAATACGGAAGC encodes:
- the Nkx1-1 gene encoding NK1 transcription factor-related protein 1 — protein: MSTSGPAAPGDVPALPPPGPASGPAPPAPAATARDAMDGRAELPIFPRAGVPPLAASDTAPAVPEGAGAARPAAPPRPTSFSVLDILDPNKFNSRRRRCVLLGPVVPATCAPCAPAAACVPVPAASGRSPRAELERRTLSVAAGVAAAAGAEPTSAGDSYRADEAEANGYSSGSGRSPTADSEDEAPEDEDEDEAPEVQDAHGTEEVRGGSGGLGARGSGCPGAAEVEASPVDEAAAPGPRGNSPAAPGPPATATGAGGAGSTPQGAAVATKPKRKRTGSDSKSGKPRRARTAFTYEQLVALENKFKATRYLSVCERLNLALSLSLTETQVKIWFQNRRTKWKKQNPGADTSAPTGGGGGPGPGAGPGAGLPGGLSPLSPSPPMGAPLALHGPAGYPAHSPGGLVCAAQLPFLSSPAVLSPFVLGSQTYGAPAFYAPHL